A window of the Callospermophilus lateralis isolate mCalLat2 chromosome 7, mCalLat2.hap1, whole genome shotgun sequence genome harbors these coding sequences:
- the LOC143405207 gene encoding guanylate-binding protein 7-like, whose amino-acid sequence MTSGPIMLVPVCLVENNNEQLRVNQKALKILRKISQPVVVVAIVGPYRTGKSYLMNRLAGENLGFPLGSTVQSETKGIWMWCMPHPKKPNHSLVLLDTEGLGDVQKGDPKNDTWIFALAVLLSSMLVYNSMGTINNDALEKMHYVTELTELIRVKFSPRLDGVEDSTEFVSFFPDFVWTIRDFTPELNLRGHPITEDEYLENALRMIPGDNDKAKNTNTSRDCIRRFFPNRKCFVFDRPKYEKELLAHIEDVLENQLNPEFQEQSKNFRSHILTHAKIKTLREGVKVTGNRLGSLVETYVNAINSGMVPCLENAVTTLAQRENSAAVQKAAHHYSEQMAQRVQFPTDTLQELLEVHTACEREAIEVFMELSFKDDKLEFQKKLVDTIEREKKALLLQNEEVSVNCCEARLKQLSGPLMRSISRGAFSVPGGHRLYLEAKKKVELQYNLGSRKGVKAKEVLQSFLQSQFAIEKSILQSDKALTAQKKAIAVERLKREAAEKEQELLRQQQQEQQEMLEAQKGSLKEHIAQLEKKLDRKMENLLRRLESNLDHKLKVQEKLLTEGFQKEAEKLRKEIDRLRDELDDINTKKSSIVSQILDFVSSVIRVGTSAETLLDIVRNICDLLLRHFS is encoded by the exons ATGACGTCTGGACCAATTATGTTGGTCCCAGTGTGTCTGGTAGAAAACAACAATGAGCAGCTAAGAGTGAACCAGAAAGCCTTGAAGATTCTTCGCAAGATTTCTCAGCCTGTGGTGGTTGTGGCTATTGTAGGGCCTTATCGCACAGGAAAGTCCTACTTGATGAACCGTCTTGCTGGAGAAAACCTTG GCTTTCCTCTGGGATCCACAGTACAATCTGAAACCAAGGGCATCTGGATGTGGTGTATGCCCCACCCCAAAAAGCCAAACCACAGTCTGGTTCTTTTGGACACTGAGGGCCTGGGAGATGTGCAAAAG GGTGACCCTAAGAATGACACGTGGATCTTTGCCCTGGCTGTGCTTCTGAGCAGCATGTTGGTGTACAACAGCATGGGCACCATCAACAATGATGCCTTGGAGAAGATGCA TTATGTGACAGAACTCACAGAACTAATCAGGGTGAAGTTTTCCCCGAGACTTGATGGAGTAGAAGATTCCACAGAATTTGTGAGTTTCTTTCCAGACTTTGTTTGGACTATTCGGGATTTCACTCCGGAGCTGAACCTACGTGGTCACCCCATCACGGAAGACGAGTACCTGGAGAATGCCTTGAGGATGATTCCAG GTGATAATGATAAAGCGAAAAATACTAACACATCAAGGGATTGTATTAGACGTTTCTTTCCCAACCGGAAGTGTTTTGTTTTTGACCGACCAAAATATGAAAAGGAGCTCCTAGCTCATATTGAGGATGTGTTGGAAAATCAACTAAATCCTGAATTCCAGGAACAATCAAAAAATTTCCGTTCTCACATCTTAACCCACGCAAAGATCAAGACCCTCAGGGAAGGAGTCAAAGTCACTGGGAATC GGTTGGGGAGTTTGGTGGAGACCTATGTGAATGCCATCAACAGCGGAATGGTGCCTTGTTTGGAGAATGCAGTGACCACTCTGGCCCAGCGTGAGAACTCAGCAGCTGTGCAGAAGGCAGCCCACCACTACAGTGAGCAGATGGCCCAGCGGGTGCAGTTCCCCACAGACACACTCCAGGAGCTGCTGGAGGTGCACACAGCCTGTGAGAGGGAAGCCATCGAAGTCTTCATGGAGCTCTCCTTCAAGGATGACAAGCTGGAGTTCCAGAAGAAGCTGGTG GACAccatagagagagagaaaaaagctcTCCTGCTGCAGAATGAAGAGGTATCTGTCAACTGCTGCGAGGCTCGGCTCAAGCAGCTTTCAGGGCCCCTGATGCGAAGCATCTCAAGAGGAGCGTTCTCTGTTCCTGGAGGCCATAGGCTCTACTTAGAAGCAAAGAAGAAGGTAGAACTTCAGTACAATCTAGGGTCCAGGAAAGGAGTGAAG GCAAAGGAGGTCCTTCAGAGCTTCCTGCAGTCACAATTTGCCATAGAAAAATCCATCCTGCAGTCAGATAAAGCCCTCACTGCTCAAAAGAAGGCCATAGCAG TTGAACGGCTCAAGAGGGAGGCAGCTGAGAAGGAACAGGAGCTGCTAAGACAGCAACAGCAAGAGCAACAGGAAatgttggaagcacaaaagggaaGCTTAAAAGAACACATTGCTCAGCTGGAGAAGAAGTTGGACAGGAAAATGGAGAACCTTCTGAGAAGGTTGGAAAGTAATCTGGACCATAAGCTAAAG GTCCAAGAAAAACTTCTGACTGAAGGATTTCAAAAGGAAGCTGAGAAGCTAAGAAAAGAGATAGATCGACTACGAGATGAACTAGATGACATCAACACCAAAAAATCCTCAATTGTCTCACAGATCCTTGATTTTGTTTCCTCTGTGATAAGGGTAGGAACTTCTGCTGAAACACTCTTGGATATAGTGAGGAATATATGTGATCTATTACTAAGGCACTTCTCCTaa